Proteins from a genomic interval of Blastocatellia bacterium:
- the thpR gene encoding RNA 2',3'-cyclic phosphodiesterase gives MNEMIRTFICIELPNNLKTQLEKVTEELKKQSKAKISWVKASNLHLTLRFLGDVTKDQVSTIKSCVEQASQNTNSFAITASGLGTFPNTKRPRVFWIGINDTSKSLLSLQKHIEQELVKAGFGRSDYPFSPHLTLGRVKEGNAQELAEKLSTMKFDPINFDVSELIVMRSDLRAGGSLYTRLATIKLLKEN, from the coding sequence ATGAATGAGATGATACGCACTTTTATTTGTATTGAACTGCCAAACAACTTAAAAACACAATTAGAAAAAGTAACAGAAGAACTAAAAAAACAAAGTAAAGCAAAAATTAGCTGGGTTAAAGCTAGTAATTTACATTTGACTCTAAGATTTTTAGGAGACGTTACTAAAGATCAAGTTTCTACTATTAAATCTTGTGTTGAACAAGCTAGCCAAAATACAAATAGCTTTGCCATTACTGCATCTGGACTAGGAACTTTTCCAAATACAAAACGGCCTAGAGTGTTTTGGATTGGCATTAATGACACAAGCAAAAGTTTATTATCATTGCAAAAGCATATAGAACAAGAATTAGTCAAAGCAGGTTTTGGTAGATCAGATTATCCATTTTCGCCACACCTTACCCTAGGGCGAGTTAAAGAAGGTAATGCACAGGAACTAGCTGAGAAATTATCAACAATGAAATTTGATCCAATAAATTTTGATGTTTCAGAACTTATTGTTATGCGTAGCGATTTAAGAGCAGGTGGATCACTTTACACTAGACTAGCAACTATAAAATTACTTAAAGAAAATTAA
- a CDS encoding ABC transporter permease: MQLFIKDLQYGFRMLKKHWAVSIIAIIALALGIGANSAIFSVVNAVLLQPLPYEEAERLIFLSEKSSQLDNMSIAYPNFEDWRDQNRVFESIGVFRNQSYNLVGEGEPERIAGSQASREMFVALRAKPILGRIFLPEEDKPGASPVVILSYQLWQSRFGGQSDILGKNLTLNNQSYTVIGVMPPKFEFPRQVRLWTPVGLSASDPNWNRGNHPGLYGVARLKPNVTIEQADKDLATIAAELEELHPKTNPDNKVVVVSLYERATRDVRPGLLLLLAAVGAVLLIACANVANLMLARAVSRGKEIAIRSVLGANRLRIIRQLLTESLILSLTGGLFGLLIAIWGIDALIAFAGLENMPRVSDIKVDGYVLAFTLGLSCATGIIFGLVPALQATKLDLTESLKETSRNTTSQQQQKLRSLLVIGEIAIALVLLINAGLFIKSFVNLQRLDTGFNPDSILTMTVNLPKTKYPEPTDRINFHNQLLTKLAAVPGIKSVATINRLPLQNGGNQTSFSTEDFPVTDGKLPLTEFGAISPDYFNTMGIKLIAGRFFTEQDKADTPAVAIIDERFAKRFWPNTSAVGKRLKSGDHTKENPWMEIIGVVSSIRYDELTEDEHLIHMYRPYNQTPISQINLAIKTMTDPLGYSSAIRSEILAIDKDQPTFDIKTMNQRVGDSIASRRIGIVLLSLFSTIALVLSSVGIYGVMSYSVSQRTHEIGIRMALGAQTQDVVGMVIKQGMKLALIGVGIGLIGAIACSRAISSLLYGVSTTDPITFILVSGFLILVALIACYIPARRATKVDPLVALRYE, from the coding sequence ATGCAGCTTTTTATTAAAGATCTCCAATATGGCTTTCGGATGTTAAAAAAGCATTGGGCTGTGTCAATCATTGCAATAATTGCTCTAGCTTTAGGTATTGGTGCTAATAGTGCTATTTTTAGTGTAGTAAATGCTGTGCTGCTTCAACCCCTACCTTATGAAGAAGCAGAGAGATTAATCTTTCTCTCAGAAAAAAGCTCTCAATTAGACAACATGTCTATTGCTTATCCTAATTTTGAGGATTGGCGAGATCAAAATAGAGTTTTTGAATCTATAGGGGTATTTCGTAATCAAAGCTATAACCTTGTAGGCGAAGGAGAACCCGAACGAATAGCAGGTTCTCAGGCTTCACGGGAAATGTTTGTAGCATTAAGAGCAAAGCCAATACTAGGACGTATTTTTTTACCAGAAGAAGATAAACCAGGTGCAAGCCCTGTTGTTATATTAAGTTATCAACTATGGCAAAGCCGCTTTGGTGGTCAAAGTGATATTTTAGGGAAAAATCTAACACTTAATAACCAAAGCTATACAGTTATTGGAGTTATGCCACCAAAATTTGAATTTCCTCGTCAAGTAAGACTTTGGACTCCTGTTGGATTAAGTGCGAGTGACCCTAATTGGAATCGAGGAAACCATCCTGGTTTATATGGTGTAGCTAGATTAAAGCCTAATGTCACAATAGAACAAGCTGATAAAGACTTAGCTACAATTGCCGCAGAGTTAGAAGAACTTCATCCTAAAACTAACCCAGATAATAAAGTAGTAGTAGTTTCATTGTATGAGCGAGCTACTAGAGATGTACGACCAGGCTTATTACTGCTTTTAGCTGCTGTTGGAGCAGTTTTGCTAATTGCTTGTGCTAATGTAGCTAATTTAATGCTTGCACGTGCTGTAAGCCGTGGTAAAGAAATAGCTATTCGTAGTGTTTTAGGTGCAAATCGCTTAAGAATAATTCGACAACTCTTAACAGAAAGCTTGATTTTGTCATTAACTGGAGGATTATTTGGCCTGCTAATTGCAATTTGGGGAATTGATGCTTTAATAGCTTTTGCTGGACTAGAAAACATGCCTCGCGTGTCTGATATTAAAGTAGATGGATATGTGCTAGCTTTTACTTTGGGCCTATCTTGTGCAACAGGGATAATTTTTGGTTTAGTTCCGGCCCTACAAGCTACAAAACTAGATTTAACCGAATCATTAAAAGAAACAAGCCGTAACACTACCAGCCAACAACAACAAAAATTGCGTAGTTTGTTAGTAATAGGTGAAATTGCTATTGCACTAGTTTTATTAATTAATGCAGGGCTTTTTATTAAAAGCTTTGTTAATTTACAAAGGCTAGATACAGGGTTTAATCCAGATAGCATTCTTACTATGACTGTTAATTTACCTAAAACAAAGTATCCAGAGCCTACTGACCGCATAAACTTTCATAATCAATTACTTACGAAATTAGCGGCTGTACCAGGGATAAAATCTGTAGCTACAATCAATAGACTTCCACTGCAAAACGGAGGTAATCAAACCAGTTTTTCTACAGAAGATTTTCCTGTAACAGATGGCAAATTACCTTTAACAGAATTTGGAGCAATTTCACCAGATTACTTTAATACAATGGGGATAAAGCTAATTGCTGGGAGGTTTTTTACTGAGCAAGATAAAGCTGATACTCCTGCGGTAGCAATTATAGATGAGCGTTTTGCTAAACGCTTTTGGCCCAACACTTCAGCAGTAGGTAAAAGGCTAAAAAGTGGTGATCATACTAAGGAAAATCCTTGGATGGAGATTATTGGAGTAGTTTCTAGCATTCGTTATGATGAATTAACAGAAGATGAACACTTAATTCATATGTATCGCCCATATAATCAAACACCTATTAGCCAAATAAATTTAGCTATTAAAACCATGACGGATCCGCTAGGTTATTCTAGTGCTATTCGTAGTGAAATTTTAGCTATAGATAAAGATCAACCAACTTTTGATATTAAAACAATGAATCAAAGAGTAGGCGATTCAATTGCTTCTCGGCGTATTGGAATTGTTTTATTAAGTCTATTTTCAACAATTGCTTTAGTGCTTTCATCAGTGGGGATTTATGGCGTAATGTCCTACTCTGTTTCACAGCGCACACATGAAATAGGCATTCGTATGGCACTAGGTGCGCAAACACAAGATGTAGTAGGAATGGTAATTAAACAAGGAATGAAACTAGCCTTAATTGGTGTAGGGATTGGTTTAATAGGAGCAATAGCTTGTAGTCGTGCTATCAGTAGCCTTCTTTATGGTGTTAGCACTACGGATCCAATAACTTTTATTTTAGTTTCAGGCTTTTTAATCTTAGTCGCTTTAATTGCTTGTTATATTCCAGCACGTCGAGCCACAAAAGTTGATCCACTTGTTGCACTGCGTTATGAATAA
- a CDS encoding endonuclease/exonuclease/phosphatase family protein, protein MIEWVRKKQQLIGSLGLLSSTKENLEGLLSDDQQVRIVSLNAHCGKKLERIIDELQKPRLALGDVILLQEVEEKLRLNQTELLANRLGYHACYLPARLTRRGTHGLAILSRYPMTDIEILPLPRYERLIKTRSRVAMGATILVGSEKIRVYNVHLDTHINALKRREQLYPVISASNEHYHIPTIIAGDFNTFRPRHTSYLDEMLADAGFFSPFLFGSHYTAKFLFWRPQLDWIYTRNLQITRANVEQESNCSDHRPLWADAVLPSSELSLMSR, encoded by the coding sequence TTGATTGAGTGGGTAAGAAAAAAACAACAACTAATAGGTAGTTTAGGTCTACTTTCTTCCACAAAAGAAAATTTAGAAGGTCTGCTCTCTGATGATCAACAAGTTAGAATTGTTAGCCTTAATGCACATTGTGGAAAAAAGCTAGAACGGATTATTGATGAATTACAAAAACCTAGACTAGCTCTAGGAGATGTTATTTTACTTCAAGAAGTTGAAGAAAAACTTCGCTTAAACCAAACAGAACTTCTAGCTAATAGACTTGGCTATCATGCTTGTTATTTACCTGCCCGCTTAACTCGTCGGGGTACACACGGCCTAGCAATCCTTAGCCGCTACCCGATGACAGATATAGAAATCCTTCCACTACCTCGTTATGAAAGATTAATTAAAACCCGTAGTCGTGTTGCAATGGGTGCAACTATACTAGTTGGTAGTGAAAAAATCCGGGTTTATAACGTCCATTTAGACACACATATCAATGCTCTAAAACGTAGAGAACAACTTTATCCTGTGATTTCTGCTTCAAATGAGCATTATCATATTCCAACAATCATTGCTGGAGACTTTAACACTTTTCGACCTCGACACACTTCATATTTAGATGAAATGCTAGCCGATGCTGGCTTTTTCTCACCCTTCTTATTTGGCTCTCATTACACAGCTAAGTTTCTTTTCTGGCGACCTCAATTAGACTGGATTTACACACGTAATTTACAAATTACTAGGGCTAATGTTGAACAGGAAAGTAACTGCTCTGATCATCGTCCGCTTTGGGCTGATGCAGTTTTACCTAGCAGCGAACTTTCTTTAATGTCAAGATAA
- a CDS encoding Uma2 family endonuclease has translation MSAIKTLMTANELLQMPKDGFRYELIQGELRKMSPAGGKHGVLAMRFGAKLGIFVEDNDLGTVYAAETGYKIKTNPDTVIAPDVSFISKERLPESEIPDGYLTYCS, from the coding sequence ATGTCCGCTATTAAAACTTTAATGACAGCAAATGAATTATTACAAATGCCAAAAGATGGTTTTAGATATGAGCTAATCCAAGGAGAATTAAGGAAAATGTCCCCAGCCGGAGGTAAACATGGCGTTTTAGCAATGAGATTTGGAGCAAAATTAGGTATTTTTGTAGAGGATAATGATTTAGGCACAGTTTATGCAGCAGAAACAGGTTATAAAATAAAAACAAATCCAGATACTGTAATAGCACCTGATGTTAGCTTTATTAGCAAAGAGCGTTTACCAGAATCAGAAATTCCTGATGGTTACTTAACTTACTGTTCCTGA
- a CDS encoding Uma2 family endonuclease, with product MVIEVISPNDAKKEVEEKVQTWLDFGVSVVILINPKKRVVTVYRSFTSFITLQENDMLVLDDTVTGFSYPISKLFLKEKA from the coding sequence TTGGTTATTGAAGTCATTTCCCCTAATGATGCTAAAAAAGAGGTTGAAGAAAAAGTTCAAACTTGGCTTGATTTTGGTGTTAGCGTTGTTATTTTAATTAACCCCAAAAAACGCGTTGTAACAGTTTATCGCTCTTTTACTAGCTTTATCACCTTACAAGAAAATGATATGTTAGTTTTAGATGATACTGTTACAGGATTTTCTTATCCCATCTCCAAACTTTTCTTAAAAGAAAAAGCATAA
- a CDS encoding DedA family protein gives MKEQLKNIIELIKANKIRAAIVIFILLGVLSVLIVAAIEVHKHLTIDVIAGLIKKYGYYTIFALVMLGNMGVPVPEESPVILAGYASHEKWLNYEVAVIVCIVSAILGDNIGYMIGRRGGRPLILRYGRYVGLTEAKLNNLEGFFERYGDKTVFVARFIAGLRWAAGPLSGAARMPVGRFMFYNATGAVVWVFIMTQLGYHLASNLPYVLKLVGQAKIFIIGGAIIAFIAYRYHKKRKLAAADQKA, from the coding sequence ATGAAAGAACAATTAAAAAATATTATTGAGCTAATTAAAGCTAATAAAATTCGTGCAGCTATTGTTATTTTTATTTTATTAGGTGTCCTATCTGTATTAATTGTTGCAGCTATTGAAGTTCACAAACATTTAACAATAGATGTTATTGCAGGATTAATTAAAAAATATGGTTACTACACAATTTTTGCGCTAGTTATGTTAGGAAATATGGGTGTGCCTGTGCCAGAAGAATCCCCTGTTATTTTGGCTGGTTATGCTTCACATGAAAAATGGCTAAATTATGAAGTGGCTGTAATCGTCTGCATTGTTAGTGCTATTCTTGGCGACAATATCGGCTATATGATAGGTAGACGAGGCGGCAGACCTTTGATTTTACGCTATGGTAGATACGTAGGGCTAACAGAAGCCAAATTAAACAATTTAGAAGGTTTTTTTGAGCGTTATGGAGACAAAACTGTATTTGTTGCGCGTTTTATTGCTGGACTTCGTTGGGCAGCTGGCCCTTTAAGCGGTGCTGCTCGTATGCCTGTTGGACGTTTTATGTTTTATAACGCTACAGGTGCAGTAGTTTGGGTGTTTATTATGACCCAACTTGGTTATCACTTAGCTAGCAATTTACCTTATGTATTAAAATTAGTTGGACAAGCAAAAATATTTATTATTGGTGGAGCGATAATAGCTTTTATTGCTTATAGATACCATAAAAAACGCAAACTTGCAGCAGCAGATCAAAAAGCTTAG
- a CDS encoding Hsp70 family protein: MRCLVYDLGGGTFDIAVVSTKEGQLTVLEHRGNNMFGGLDFDRLLVRKLFWPKLQQSFNLPDVSKAISSYRRLIQILHREAEQAKIDLSFAEKVTVSIFNVGADEDSKEIETELEITRKDLNPLVEPLIAKTIQLCHQAINDARISTTDIAKIILVGGPTQMPIIRDMLSAELNVPLDFSIDPMTVVARGAAIYAGTLPKQTPKINLTKSNAINIDLAHESVWPETSCLVAGQILDSTTAKLEVLIESDSKHWTSGWLPVVDGYFETNVQLLIEKTTNFQISLRDEKGNILAVNPDSFAIRHGLVLSEPPLPHSIGAEFVRLDGSTVVEKIFPRSTPLPAQTIVHCKADKTLRPSQPEDYIAIKIWEGESPDPEANIWVGALKISAAHIRRPLPEGSDIELSIAINTSRLMEVEAFVPILNQHFSQGVYIPDESKEKVIEKVKKIQFELDRYFHKLNNLESMAEEIDLLSLKKELKALRAKLEDIYLSGHRHLANPEVQDPGDARVVFEEFREVRGRMGDIERTLQTEGKMLFALRKFEWEKADAQMVLEKWGNKLEKKELELLCREAERYVEREDETGLEKVRSELESLSWRVRFKQNDFWKETLEHLSQPHFVFTNKELAEKHFSQAREALDQEKWEQLKDHIIELCKLLPQDTGEIDKQKILRAGIRRG, translated from the coding sequence ATGCGGTGTTTAGTTTATGATTTAGGCGGAGGAACCTTTGACATTGCAGTAGTTTCTACTAAAGAAGGTCAACTTACCGTTTTAGAACATCGTGGAAATAATATGTTTGGAGGCTTAGATTTTGATCGTCTATTGGTTAGAAAACTCTTTTGGCCTAAGTTACAGCAATCTTTTAATTTACCAGATGTTAGCAAAGCAATTTCGTCTTATCGTCGGTTAATTCAAATCCTTCATCGAGAAGCCGAGCAAGCTAAAATCGATTTAAGTTTTGCAGAAAAAGTTACTGTTAGCATTTTTAATGTTGGCGCGGATGAAGATTCAAAGGAAATTGAAACAGAGCTAGAAATTACTAGAAAGGACTTAAACCCTTTGGTAGAGCCGCTTATAGCTAAAACCATCCAGTTATGTCATCAAGCGATCAATGATGCACGAATTAGCACAACAGACATAGCTAAAATTATTTTGGTTGGTGGCCCGACTCAAATGCCAATTATTCGAGATATGTTGAGCGCAGAATTAAACGTTCCCCTAGATTTTAGTATTGATCCAATGACGGTAGTTGCTAGAGGTGCAGCAATTTACGCTGGAACGCTACCTAAACAAACACCAAAAATTAATTTAACAAAAAGCAACGCTATAAATATTGATTTAGCTCATGAAAGCGTTTGGCCTGAGACTAGTTGTTTGGTTGCTGGTCAAATTTTAGACTCTACAACAGCTAAGTTAGAAGTGTTGATTGAGTCGGACAGTAAACATTGGACAAGTGGATGGCTACCTGTTGTTGATGGCTATTTTGAAACCAATGTCCAACTTTTAATAGAAAAAACAACTAATTTCCAAATTTCGCTTAGAGATGAAAAAGGCAATATTTTAGCTGTTAATCCAGACTCTTTTGCTATTCGTCATGGCCTAGTACTGTCTGAACCACCTTTGCCACATTCAATTGGGGCTGAATTTGTTCGTTTAGATGGCTCTACTGTAGTAGAAAAAATTTTTCCTCGCTCTACCCCGCTTCCAGCACAAACAATTGTTCATTGCAAAGCTGATAAAACCCTTAGACCAAGCCAGCCAGAAGACTATATTGCTATTAAAATTTGGGAAGGTGAATCGCCAGATCCAGAAGCAAATATTTGGGTAGGAGCATTAAAAATTAGTGCTGCACATATCCGCCGACCTTTGCCAGAAGGCTCAGACATAGAGTTAAGCATTGCTATAAATACATCTCGACTTATGGAAGTAGAAGCATTTGTCCCAATTTTAAACCAGCATTTTTCACAAGGTGTTTATATTCCTGATGAAAGCAAAGAAAAAGTAATTGAAAAGGTTAAAAAAATCCAATTTGAGCTAGACCGTTACTTCCATAAATTAAATAACTTAGAATCAATGGCTGAAGAAATAGACTTGCTTTCTCTAAAAAAAGAGCTAAAAGCATTAAGAGCTAAACTTGAAGACATCTATTTATCTGGTCATCGCCATCTAGCTAATCCAGAAGTACAAGATCCAGGAGATGCTAGAGTAGTTTTTGAAGAATTTCGTGAAGTGCGCGGACGAATGGGAGATATAGAAAGAACGCTTCAGACGGAAGGAAAAATGCTTTTTGCACTTCGCAAGTTTGAATGGGAAAAAGCTGATGCTCAAATGGTGCTAGAAAAATGGGGCAATAAGCTAGAAAAGAAAGAACTTGAGCTACTTTGCCGAGAAGCTGAACGTTATGTTGAGCGCGAAGATGAAACAGGTTTAGAGAAAGTTCGTAGTGAGCTAGAGTCACTTAGTTGGAGAGTCAGATTTAAGCAAAATGATTTTTGGAAAGAAACTTTAGAGCATTTAAGCCAACCTCATTTTGTTTTTACCAATAAAGAGCTAGCAGAAAAACATTTTAGTCAAGCTCGTGAGGCTTTAGACCAAGAAAAATGGGAGCAGTTAAAAGATCATATTATTGAGCTATGTAAATTACTGCCACAAGATACAGGGGAAATTGATAAACAAAAAATTCTTAGAGCAGGAATTAGACGCGGCTAA